In Gadus chalcogrammus isolate NIFS_2021 chromosome 23, NIFS_Gcha_1.0, whole genome shotgun sequence, a genomic segment contains:
- the mc4r gene encoding melanocortin receptor 4, with product MNATQLYGLIQAYHSNASRGAAAPTAQPDVPPDAKEDPSASGCYKQLLISPEVFLTLGIISLLENILVIAAIAKNKNLHSPMYFFICSLAVADMLVSVSNASETIVISLINSGSLPIPVTLIKSMDNVFDSLICSSLLASICSLLAIAVDRYITIFYALRYHNIVTVRRAMLVIAGIWACCTGSGVLFIVYSESTTVLICLITMFLTMLVLMASLYVHMFLLARLHMKRIAALPGNAPIHQRANMKGAITLTILLGVFVVCWAPFFLHLVLMISCPRNPYCTCFMSQFPMYLILIMCNSVIDPIIYAFRSQEMRKTFKEICCCCYGLSHLCL from the coding sequence ATGAACGCCACTCAGCTCTATGGGCTCATCCAGGCTTACCACTCCAACGCCAGCCGGGGGGCCGCGGCGCCGACGGCCCAACCGGACGTACCCCCGGACGCCAAGGAGGACCCCTCCGCGTCGGGGTGCTACAAGCAGCTCCTGATCTCCCCCGAGGTCTTCCTCACGCTGGGCATCATCAGCCTGTTGGAGAACATCCTGGTGATCGCCGCCATCGCGAAGAACAAGAACCTCCACTCGCCCATGTACTTCTTCATCTGCAGCCTGGCCGTGGCCGACATGCTGGTGAGCGTGTCCAACGCCTCGGAGACCATCGTCATCTCGCTGATCAACAGCGGCAGCTTGCCCATCCCCGTCACGCTCATCAAGAGCATGGACAACGTGTTTGACTCGCTGATCTGCAGCTCGCTGCTGGCCTCCATCTGCAGCCTGCTGGCCATCGCCGTGGACCGCTACATCACCATCTTCTACGCCCTGCGCTACCACAACATCGTGACCGTGCGGCGGGCCATGCTGGTGATCGCCGGCATCTGGGCGTGCTGCACGGGCTCGGGCGTCCTCTTCATCGTCTACTCGGAGAGCACCACGGTACTCATCTGCCTCATCACCATGTTCCTCACCATGCTGGTGCTGATGGCCTCGCTCTACGTGCACATGTTCCTGCTGGCGAGGCTGCACATGAAGCGCATCGCGGCGTTGCCCGGCAACGCGCCCATTCACCAGCGCGCCAACATGAAGGGCGCCATCACGCTCACCATCCTGCTCGGGGTGTTTGTGGTGTGCTGGGCGCCCTTCTTCCTGCACCTCGTCCTCATGATCTCCTGCCCGAGGAACCCCTACTGCACCTGCTTCATGTCCCAGTTCCCCATgtacctcatcctcatcatgtGCAACTCCGTCATAGACCCCATCATCTACGCCTTCCGCAGCCAGGAGATGAGGAAGACCTTCAAGgagatctgctgctgctgctacggcCTGTCCCACCTGTGCTTGTGA